Proteins found in one Oscillospiraceae bacterium genomic segment:
- a CDS encoding zinc ribbon domain-containing protein: protein MPKTCAYCGTELFEDDVFCPECGKGQSDIPENTTAVSMRKGSLILPRNSKCSLWAVILLLVGAVGHLLEYLLYLINNHTISELLWGTMSLFLLAAAVALLISRFTGMTIKIPLFILFSWSVSNLIFNMQPAIQLFKSISSLFRAGFSPYLFVIDGVFPFISTVMMLLFSFRLVKRSTTAITTGILMFTLMAIQFCQKIYYMVGFYPYVISVSNPTLDDLYHPLTLLFGVIFILGCAPGMFLTILSAKEKTSLHNGQ, encoded by the coding sequence ATGCCAAAAACCTGTGCTTACTGTGGAACAGAACTTTTTGAAGATGACGTCTTCTGCCCCGAATGCGGAAAAGGCCAAAGCGACATTCCCGAAAATACAACTGCCGTGTCTATGCGAAAGGGTTCACTGATTCTGCCCAGAAACAGCAAGTGTTCCCTTTGGGCTGTGATCCTTTTACTGGTTGGAGCTGTCGGCCATTTATTGGAATACCTCCTTTACCTAATTAACAATCATACGATCAGTGAATTATTATGGGGAACAATGTCATTATTTCTTTTAGCTGCTGCTGTTGCGCTGCTTATTTCGCGTTTTACCGGTATGACAATTAAAATCCCGCTTTTCATTCTCTTTTCTTGGTCTGTTTCTAATTTGATATTTAATATGCAGCCCGCGATCCAACTTTTTAAAAGCATTTCTTCTCTCTTCCGCGCGGGTTTCTCTCCCTATCTTTTCGTTATTGATGGTGTTTTTCCTTTTATTTCAACCGTCATGATGCTGCTCTTTTCTTTCCGTCTGGTTAAAAGATCAACAACCGCAATTACAACAGGAATATTGATGTTCACTCTAATGGCGATTCAATTTTGTCAGAAAATATATTATATGGTTGGTTTTTATCCTTATGTCATTTCCGTTTCGAATCCCACTTTAGATGATTTATATCACCCGTTGACACTCCTTTTCGGTGTTATTTTTATTCTCGGTTGTGCGCCCGGTATGTTCCTTACTATCCTCTCCGCCAAGGAGAAGACGAGTTTACATAACGGACAGTAA